Part of the Chitinivibrionales bacterium genome, AAGTTTGCGATCTCAAGACCGATTACGCCGCCACCGATAACAACGAAATTTTCGGGGATATGATCGATCGAAAGAATTTCGCGGTTAGTATAAACAAAATCGCGGTCGGCGCCGGGAATCGGAATGCGGATAGCCTCCGAACCGGTACAGATTAAAAGCTTTTTTCCTTCCACGATCGTATCACCGGCCTTGACTCTGAAGGCATTGTTTTCTTTGGGAAGAACCGTGCCCTCACCATTGACAACAGTCACCTTGTTTTTCTTCATGGTAGCGGCGATACCCTTCCTGAGGGCACCGATCACCTTTTCTTTCCGGGTCATGACTTTTTTCAGATCGAATGCAGCATCACCAACAGTAACACCGAACCCCTGCGAGTGTTTTGCCTGGGAGAAAAGCTTGGAGCTGTAAAGAATTGTTTTTGAAGGCACGCAACCTTCGTTGAGGCACACACCACCCAGATGGCATTTTTCGATAAGCACGGTATTCAAACCGGCCTCCCCTGCCCGTTCGGCCGAGAGGTAACCGGCGGGGCCGCCGCCGAGTATGACTAAATCGTACATTGCATTTCCTTTCATTGCTTGATAAAGGGACTGGTTATGCGTTTGCAAGCGTGAGGTCAATATTTTCGATAGCCGTGCAGAGACCTTTCATAAACCGTGCCGCCGGTGCGCCATCAACTACCCGATGATCGATGGTTAATGAAAAACCGATATGAGGCGCCATGGAATATTCACCATTGTCACCACTTATCACCGGTTTGGGAGTAATGGTATTGACTCCTAAAATCGCTACTTGTGGCCGGTTAAGGATCGGGGTAAAATATTCTATACCAAAGGAACCCAGATTGGTAATGGTAATTGTTCCTCCGCTCAGAAGGTCGGGATTTACCGCTCCTTCCCGCGCCTGACCGGCAAGCCCTTTGATCGAAAGCGAAAGGTCGTTGAGCGACAATTGATTGGCAAAACGGATTACCGGGACAAGAAGCCCTCTGGGTGTATCAACCGCCATGGCGAGGTGAACATTTTTATATTGGAGCAGGCGATTGTTCTCGTAATGACAGTTAAGCTCGGGATACTGCGGCAGTATCCGGGAGACGGCAAAGGAGATCAGGTCGGTGATATTGATATCGGCCAGCCCCAGATCCTTGCCTTTCTGTTTGATCTTTTTCCGATAGGCCATGAGCGCCCGGGCATCGGCTGATGAATGCATGGTCAGCTGAGCGGATTGCTGCAGGGAATCCATCATGCGCGAGCCGATGATTTTCCGCATATTGCTGATTTTAACTTCAACGATATCATCCTGCACCGATGAAGGAGCTGTTCCTGCTGCTGCAGGCTGGGGTTCGGCAACCATATCTGCCGTACTCACCCGTCCGCCGAAAGCCGTTCCGGCCTCCGGTGTTGCAGCGCCGGTTGCAGCCTGGACCGCCGCAGCGGCTCTGGTCGGTTGCGGATGAGTTACAAGAAATGCATCGATATCGCTTTCGATGATTCGCCCTCCAGGACCGGTGCCTTTTACTTTGCCGATATCAACACCTTTCTCCTGTGCCCGCATCCGCGCGCGGGGTGATATTTTTGCCCTTCCATTGGACGGCACCGCTTCTTCAACCGCAGTCTCCGGAACAGCTTCTGCAGCAGACGGTTTTTCCTCCGTGGTTGCAGTAGCAGCCGGTACCGGTGACGGTTCTGCTGATTGAGCAGGTTCATCCGACGATGTACCGCCGGAAGGGCTGAATTCACTGACATCCTCATCGGAATTTCCCACCACCGCAACATTGGTAAGCACGGGAATATCCTCGTCCGGCTCAAAAAATGTTTCGAGCATGGTTCCTGCGACCGGCGATTCGAATTCAAATGAAGCCTTATCGGTTTCATAGGTAAAAAGAATATCTCCTTCTTTGACGTCATCGCCCTTATTCTTGTGCCACTCCAATATGACACATGTTTCTACTGATTGTCCCTGTTTTGGCATTGCAATGGGTGTAGCCATTTAATTTCTCCTCTTTAGCTAAAGAGACCGGTTATATTATTGTATACATACTCTCTTTTATTATAATTTATGATATTGTGCACAGGCAAGAAGTTGTGCATATTTTTGCGCATTCTCGCACGCTTATGTGTTTGGTTTTGCATTATTCCCCCATTTACCCCCAAGAGTACTCACAAATACTCATAATGATGCATAAAAATTCGTTATTGCACAGCATTCTGCATTGCATGCATAATTTATGAATAGAATGAACCCATCCGGAACCGGCAGGGGCGAAAAAATCATTTTAAAACCTTCATTTTCACTTTTCCACGCTAAAAATGTATATTTTGAGGATTATGGGACACGGATTTGAAATACGGAAAAAAATCATTCTCGACAAGCTCGATACAGAAGGATCGATTCTTGTCAAGGAGCTTGCCGATGAGCTTGCGATTTCCGAAACCACAATCCGCCGTGATCTCAACGAATTAAACGCAGCGGGTTTGCTCAAGCAGGTATACGGAGGAGCGGTCCGGACCGAACAGGAATCACCGCTCATAAATTTTTCCATCTCCAATCGCAGTACCCATAATATCGAAGCTAAAAAATTGATCGGCAAGTGTGCAGCATCGCTTGTACACGATAACGACATTGTCTATATTGATCCCGGAACAACGAGTTGGGAAATGATTCCCTATCTCAGGGACAAAAAGAA contains:
- a CDS encoding 2-oxo acid dehydrogenase subunit E2; the protein is MATPIAMPKQGQSVETCVILEWHKNKGDDVKEGDILFTYETDKASFEFESPVAGTMLETFFEPDEDIPVLTNVAVVGNSDEDVSEFSPSGGTSSDEPAQSAEPSPVPAATATTEEKPSAAEAVPETAVEEAVPSNGRAKISPRARMRAQEKGVDIGKVKGTGPGGRIIESDIDAFLVTHPQPTRAAAAVQAATGAATPEAGTAFGGRVSTADMVAEPQPAAAGTAPSSVQDDIVEVKISNMRKIIGSRMMDSLQQSAQLTMHSSADARALMAYRKKIKQKGKDLGLADINITDLISFAVSRILPQYPELNCHYENNRLLQYKNVHLAMAVDTPRGLLVPVIRFANQLSLNDLSLSIKGLAGQAREGAVNPDLLSGGTITITNLGSFGIEYFTPILNRPQVAILGVNTITPKPVISGDNGEYSMAPHIGFSLTIDHRVVDGAPAARFMKGLCTAIENIDLTLANA